The DNA region AAAATGATGAATCATTTTTTTTGGGAGGACTATGGAAAGGTGGAACATGATTTATAAAATAAAAGCGCTTCATGATGATGGAAACGGACTATCGATCCATCAGATCGCGGAGCAGTTGAAACTGTCTGATTATGGCATCAGCCACTTTCCCAAACTGGCAACCGAAAATTATTATTTCATCGACCGCACAGTTTTTCTGGAACAACTGGAAAGTCTGCCGGAATCCTATCTGGTGTTCCTGCGTCCGCGGCGTTTCGGCAAAAGTCTGAGGAGCGTTCTGGCATGGAAACCCGGTTTCTTGCCATCGGGGCCACCATGCGCAAAATGGCCTATGACAACCAGCCCAGTGATTTTTTTGCGCTCATTGAAGCTGAACTTCAGGGACTTTCCAACCGGGATTTATCAAGTTTGACGAGAAATACGTGCAGTTGCTGTTTGTGACCTTTGCCCGTCTGAGCGACCTGTATTTTGTGCTGAGCCAGCGGGAAGTGAGCCAGACCTACCCGGACATCCTGCTGACGCACCGACCACCGTTTTTTCCACCGTCCCAGTTCATGTTCGAGTTCAAGTATCTCAAGCAGGCTGATGAACGTCAACTGGAGGAAAAACGCAGGGAAGCCGTCGAACAATTGAAGCGCTACCGCCAAAACGCAGAACTCCGCAACATCGCCCAACTGAAAAGCTACGCTGTGGTCTTCGTCGGCTCCCGACTCGCTGTGCTGGAGGAAGTGACGGACTGAGAGGAATTTTTCAGCGTTTTCAGGGCAGACAGAGTTTTTGATAAAAAACGTAAGAGAGAACTTTATAGGTGAGTTTGGCCACAGCAAAATCGGCATAAGACAATCCGGGCATCGGCGAAAGTTCCATGATATCAGCGCCCACAACGTTATGTCCCAAACAGATCTCCTTCAGTAACATCATCGTTTCATGCCATAGCAATCCTCCCGGCTCCGGTGTGCCTGTCGCTGGCACCACCGACGGATCCAGACCATCGACATCAATGGTTAGATAAACCGGTTCCTGAATACCACGCAGATGCGTGATCAATTGATCCCACAGACCTGAGGATTTGATGGCCGAAGATTTCCACAATTTGACATCCGGTCCAGTCTTGAGGAAATCATGTTCTTCCTCCGAGCAGTTGCGTATCCCGATTTGTGTGACAGGGATACCCATTTCAACCACTCGCCGCATCACACAGGCATGTGAATATTTACTTTTTTGATAAGTATTTCTCAGATCCGCATGAGCATCAATCTGCACCACTCTTAAATCAGGGTATTTCTCTTTATGAGCCTGAATGACAGGCGCACTGACAGAATGTTCCCCTCCCAGACTCAGTACAAAATCATCCGATTGCAGCAGATTTTTTGCGGTTTCATAGACTTTCTTCATCATGTATTTAGGGCCGCGCGAATCTGTCTCAATGTCTTCTTCAACCCGGAAACGAACATCCTTT from SAR324 cluster bacterium includes:
- the speB gene encoding agmatinase — encoded protein: MSSLRCFGVNNQNLSEARGTVRILPIPYDSTTSYNPGARFAPAAILNASPQLEFFDDELEWDVSKDVRFRVEEDIETDSRGPKYMMKKVYETAKNLLQSDDFVLSLGGEHSVSAPVIQAHKEKYPDLRVVQIDAHADLRNTYQKSKYSHACVMRRVVEMGIPVTQIGIRNCSEEEHDFLKTGPDVKLWKSSAIKSSGLWDQLITHLRGIQEPVYLTIDVDGLDPSVVPATGTPEPGGLLWHETMMLLKEICLGHNVVGADIMELSPMPGLSYADFAVAKLTYKVLSYVFYQKLCLP
- a CDS encoding AAA family ATPase; the protein is MIYKIKALHDDGNGLSIHQIAEQLKLSDYGISHFPKLATENYYFIDRTVFLEQLESLPESYLVFLRPRRFGKSLRSVLAWKPGFLPSGPPCAKWPMTTSPVIFLRSLKLNFRDFPTGIYQV
- a CDS encoding PD-(D/E)XK nuclease domain-containing protein — encoded protein: MQLLFVTFARLSDLYFVLSQREVSQTYPDILLTHRPPFFPPSQFMFEFKYLKQADERQLEEKRREAVEQLKRYRQNAELRNIAQLKSYAVVFVGSRLAVLEEVTD